CCACCAACATTTGAGGGACGCTCTGTGCAAGTTCCTGGGATGATGCGACGTGGTCAACTTTCTGGTTTAGGTTCTGCTGCTTCTCATCTTTCTATGGAGTCCCTGCCTCATCCTCAGGTGTTGGAGAATAAACTTGCTGTTCAGGAAGCAGAAATAGAGCAGCTTTTAAGGGATAACCATAGTCTGTCAAGTGGACATGTGGCCTTAAGAGAGGCTCTTGTCGCAGCTGCACAGGATGTGCAGAAGTTAAAGTCACACATTAGAAGCCTCCAGACAGAAAGTGACATTCAGATCAGAATTCTACTTGACAAAATTGCGAAAGGGGAGGTTGATATTAGAGCTGGTGATAGTGTGAAGAAGGATCTACAACAGGCCTATGTTGAGGCACAGACTTTTGCTGCTTCCAGGCAGGAATTGAGTGCCCAAATTCAACGAGCAAGTCAGGAACTGAAGAAGGTTAATAGTGATGTTAAGAGTATTTCAGATTTGCAGGCTGAACTGGATGGATTAGTGCAGGAGCATCAGAGGTTACGGTAAGTATTGAATTCCACTGTGTGGCTATTTCTACCTTCATATAAATCAGAACTGATACTAAATTCTTCAGGGTATGtagttaattttgttaattgttaTAGCAGGGTCTAGATTTCCCTTCTggaaactaatatttttatgagCCAATGTTGTTAAATAACCATTATTGCTTTGGATATCGCAATGAAGTGGCATTTTTCAGCTCCTTTGCCTTGGGTAATTTGAGAAGTGAGGGCCACTGTGGCATAGCCATAGTTTGGCCTTCCTCCATTACCATTGATAACCTTGATCTGTGTAGCCAATACTCCTCATGCAAAAGGCTTTTATTGCTAATGATATAACGTTAAGAATGACATACACTAACATATTATAATCCGAAGTTGCATATTTTGTACAGCcactatcaaaataaaaataaaagaagaaaaatcatatagaaatttatttatcttgGGTTTTACTCCCGCGAGAACCCAAATGCTGCTGACAAGAATTATTCCTTTCATTTCACTATGATAGTCTGTTTAGTTTGAGAAAATATCTTCtgtatctgtttttatttgttttcacaATATAGTTACAAAAATGGCAGTTTATTTACATAATGTTTCTTGTTTTCACTGTTTCTGtgcaaatatttgaaaataggATGACACTTGTAAATACTTATGattacaagaaacaaaaatagagaATGTTTCTCAAGTCAAGCAAGGCATAAACTTCATAGTATCTGATTGCTTTCAAGATATGAGATGTTGTTTGAAGTGGGTATTGGGAGTGACATTATAGAAGAGTCTCCTATTGATATTGTTATATTTAAGGTGAGACTGTCATACAACGGAatgaaaattagttaaaaaattgtatgatgGATTCCCTAATAGTGAGTATCTACTGAAGTGTATTAAACATTTATCAAATCAAGCTTTAAGTCAGGATTTGCTATTCATGGGTGCTATTTTATAcctaaattcataaatatttggCATTCCTGCACATCTTGGTATCATTTTTGCAGTTTGTTTCTCTTTATCTTGTAACTTATCTATTAATTCCTCTTATGCGGTTGGGTGACAGTGGCACCTTTGaatatgaaaagaagaaaaacatagaGCTAGTGGATTACATGAAAGCAAAAGAGAAGAATCTAATAGCAATGGCAAGAGAAGTAGAAATGTTACGAGCTGAGATTTTGAATGCCGAGAAAAGAGTACTTGGTAACTTTCTTGCTTCATTGTGTTGTAGTCTGTTCATGTGATATTTTGTACATATATGTTTCTAATGGATTCTTACTGTGTAAACAGCACCTGATCTGTTTAGGGTTTCCACCCCTGGACAAAGCAGTGGTCCATTTGTTGATGCTTATGGGAGAACTCAGAGTCAGATGGCTTCTGGCCAAGGAGCAGAGGGTGTGGTACCAATTGGTGATAGCAATGGAGTAGCAGCTGTCAATAGTTCTGGTGTTAGTGGTGGTCTTTGGTCAAGTCCATATGATCCCTCAGTCGGTCGGAGGTGAAAGGGTTTTCTTTCTGTTAAATCAAATGCAGCTTGAATTGAGCTTTTGATTGTAAAGTACATGGGATAACTGGTGGCTTTTTTCTATGTTAAATCTGACAGATTGGgtggttttatttttaggtcCTTTCCATTtgatataatacaattttttgaaTCAAATCTACGAATTGGAGAGTCCAAAGGCCTGTCTCAAACAAAACTGACGGTAGAATGAATTGAAATTCTAGTCAAGCATGGCCTTTTTAATAAGCTATATGATACTATTCTGATGTTTTTAGCCTGAAGATCACAATCCTAGTTTTCGCAGTGCATATGAAACATGCTCAAGTTCTACTTTCCATCCAGCATGACGAAATTGTTGCAAATCACTATTGATGGTAGCAAAATCTTTCTATccaataaagataaataataaaaaaaaatgtgtaggATAAGATAGTTGACGTGAAGAGAAATACATAAGTAACTTTGCCAAAACAAATGTTATATGCAAGAGTTGAATGAGTTATATAACTAAACTTGTTTTTGGTTTGGTACTCAGTCATCTGCATTAATAAGGGTCTGAAGATCACTGCTTCCCGAGaagttcaattttcttctcGTGAGTGCTGGATACTATTAGTAGCCTACCAAATATCTATTCCATTGATTTCACCGAAGAAGTACTAAAAATACCTAGTAAAAAGATTTGATATTGGGAAAAGTTGTTTCATATATCCATGGGCCAGATAACCATAGAAATACTAAATTTTTTGCAGTACGCGACATTAGAAGTTGACACCACAGCAGCAAATATTACACCACGACGGCATACATAAGGTTCGAGCACAGACACATTGATCTTGAGAAGCTAATGTATCATTTATGTTAAATGCATTTTGATTACTTGGTCCTCACGGTCTCCCATGGCAGTTTGGTCAAATACATGTTGTGATTAAGTGTTGACTAACTTAAAATCGTGATTAAGCTAAAAATTAATCTAGATAATTAGTTATATAGACCAAACTcatactgataaaaaaaatctataaataatattgtaaacaGTGCAGTTAATGATCACATTTATTATCCATTAACGCATTTGACTGCTTTATATGTCTTCTAAAGAGAGTGCTGATTGGAGTTTGAATTAGTGCAGTTTAGGGCCACCACCACCAATGCATCAACCACCATCTCCTTTAGGCCATCACCATGTCAACACCACGATGTGCAACTACAAATCTGAAACAACAAATCATATCCAAATCACAACCACCAGTAACATCGTTCCAGAACAATCATCACAAGTTCCCTTCTCCTCATAATATGCAAGAACGAAGGAAACCTTAGTTTAAACCTTCATGGTCACGATTCAACTTGTAAGAAACCACCACAAAATCACAAATTGAGAACGCGAAACCCTAATCACGATCATCCTTTACTCGCGAACAACAATCGAGCCACAACGCCACCATAAAATCCTAAACCAAAAAACCCTATAtcagaaaaccctaaaatcccaaATCAGAAAAACCATAAATCCCAAATAAGAAAATCCTTAATATGCAAAAATCCAAAGCACACTCTCACCCCACCATGTCTGTCTTTTATACCTCGAGACAACTTAGTTTTTCATTGTGAGAAGCATAGGAAACTCAAAACCCTATCCCTTCTCGgcttaaatttaactttaatttttaacctTATTAACATTAGTGTTTCTAACGCCGAAAGTAAAAAGGACAAATTTAAACCGTTTTTACAACATATGAGATAACTATAAACATAAACATCTGAACAAAAGATAAAACTACTTTGAACAAACCTAACAAATTGAgagatcaaaataaatattaaaccttaaacATACTACTAAATGGGTTGTTTTTCAATTACATATTTGCAATAGAAagaagggtgttgctccctccacctccccaagtgggtcctgcaccttcccactatttttatttattttaaaaatattctacacctctccactattttttttattcaaaaaataccatacaccttcccactatccttaacaatttctctctctctgcaTTAATGAAGCATTTACGTGGCTCATTAATGgggcatttacatgactcaaatttgaatttgtgatatattttctcaaataagtttgattcaatcttattttcgttgttgaatatttttttattttcaaattacttgataaatagtaaaattttgttctaaatttctagaaaaatatttatatatatgcgtttttttttgcatataatatctataatttttaacattatattatgttttaactcaccgacatgtttgactcaaataacttgaataaaatatttgatttattagataaataatataaaaatattattaaatacttaaaatatataaaaaattatatattaaagatttgaaatttatttagttctttcgtcattataaagttagtatataataataataatatatcattatttactattaatattattatgattattattttgtatttatatctaacttttaattttataaaatgaaaatagtagaactactaatattgaagtttcctctgaattttatattttgtaatatatcacaaattcaaatctgaaccatgtaaatgcttcattaatgtagaaagagaaagagaaatattattaaggatagtggagaggtgtagtgtatttttggaataaaaaaaaatagtggtaagatgtagaataattttaaaataaattaaaataat
This genomic stretch from Vigna radiata var. radiata cultivar VC1973A chromosome 7, Vradiata_ver6, whole genome shotgun sequence harbors:
- the LOC106766936 gene encoding protein FLX-like 4, with the protein product MAARGKAPPTFEGRSVQVPGMMRRGQLSGLGSAASHLSMESLPHPQVLENKLAVQEAEIEQLLRDNHSLSSGHVALREALVAAAQDVQKLKSHIRSLQTESDIQIRILLDKIAKGEVDIRAGDSVKKDLQQAYVEAQTFAASRQELSAQIQRASQELKKVNSDVKSISDLQAELDGLVQEHQRLRGTFEYEKKKNIELVDYMKAKEKNLIAMAREVEMLRAEILNAEKRVLAPDLFRVSTPGQSSGPFVDAYGRTQSQMASGQGAEGVVPIGDSNGVAAVNSSGVSGGLWSSPYDPSVGRR